AATACTTCCAGGCGCCAGCTAAAAAAACGATTTCTACACACCCATTGCGCCTGGTAGCTATTGGTAATTTAAAAGAAGTGAAAAATTATCGCTATCTGGTGGAGGCCTTTAAGCACTTGTCAAATGATGTTACACTAGATATTTACGGTGAAGGCGCACTTCGTCCCACGTTGGAAAAAGAAATTGAAAACAGTCATTTGCCAATACGACTAATGGGGGCTCAAAACCAGTTGCATAAGGTGCTTCCTACTTATGATGCCTTTATAATGAGTTCCTTATTTGAAGGAGGGCCTTTAACATTATTACAGGCAGCTGCCTGCGGTCTTCCCGCCATTATATCCGACATCCCCAGGTTTCATGACGTGATGGACGACCATGCAGTATTTTTTTCATTACAAAATCCAATGGATCTGGTAGGTAAGATCAATGCCATTCTCAAAGGCGAGTTGTCTATTTTAGACCATGTAAAACCAGCGTTAGAACATATCAGACGTTTTGCAAAAAAGGAAACTTATTTGGCCAAACTGCGCCAGTTATACCAAAGCAAATTATTGCATCCTAGCTCTAATCCACAGGCGTTTGAACAAGTGGCTTTTTAAGGCTTTGTAAATCCTATGCTCACAAACTTTTTAGTTACTTACATTATCAGGTTGCTATTTTGAACTTTTAAGAAATGCGTATTAGATATTGGTTTATTCTGTTGGTAGCCCTGTTCTTTAATTCTAAAGCAGCTAATACGTCGCCTTTTTATTCTCAAAGTATTTATGCCGATCAGCTGGATGATGGATTGTTTCAGCAATCGTTGGCGGATCTAAAATTTTATTTGCAAAAGGCAACGAACAAGGATTTTACCACGCAGCTATTTGATAAGCAGATTAACAAAGGCATTTACATTTTATTGAATCAGCCCGGCATCATCTCTACTACTCTTTTTGAAAGGTTAAAAAAGGGTTCTGTTGAAGATTTTGTTTTAATGGGTGATAAAGAAAAATTGGTAGTTGTAGCCAATCATCCCAAAGGTTTATCCAGGGCTATCTATACCTATTTGGATTGGCTAGGAGTTAAATGGTATTTCCCTGGTGATGAATGGACATCCGTTCCCTCGCTCTCGCAAATAACTTTTTCCAAAACACAATACATATCACCTTCTTTTTTGATACGCGATTTTTTCGGTACAGGCGGCATCGTGCCTATAAAAGCAGTGGACCCTAATGGCTCGCTGTCTGGGAAATGGGAAGAATGGAAACGTCGAAACAGACTAGGTGGACAGCTGGTATTGGCTGGGCATTATGGAGAGGCCTTTAATTTAAAGTATCGTAAAGAATTGGAGGCCCATCCAGAGTATCTGGCATTAGTGAGTGGGAAGCGTCAATGGAGTACAACGGCCAAGTGGAACATAAGCAATAAAGCGTTTAGAGATTTATTTATTGCCGATCGTATAGAGGAGTTGAAAAAAAAGCTGCAACAGGTTAAATACAGCAATGAAATCACCACCATTTCAGTAGAACCTGCAGATGGCTATGGCGATTGTGAATGCGAGGATTGTAAAAGGCTGGGATCGGTGAGTGATCGATACTTTTTTCTGGCCAACGAAGCTGCAAAGGCGGTTGCAAAAATTTCGCCTTTTGCATACGTAAATCTTTATGGTTACAATACCCATGCCGCACCACCTGCTTTTACACTGGAGCCTAATGTCATTGTCCAAATCATACCCTATGCTTTTCAAAAGATCAGTACTCCAGAACAACTGATTACTGATTGGAGAAAAAAGTGCCAGAACTTATTTCTCTATGATTATTATGGCATACCGGACTGGCACTATGATACACCATTAACAGCGGGATGGTCACCTGCTGGTTTGGTGAATAAGATAAAAGATTGGAAAAGGTTTGCGATTAAAGGATTTATGTTAGAGTCTTCGTACAGTATAGGCAGTACAGGATTGGGATTGTACTTTATGAGCCGGTTGGGTTGGAATATGAATGAGCAAGTAAACCCTATACAGAACGGCTTTTATAAAAACATGTTTGGGCAGGCCGCTTCGCAGGTAAGAGCATTTTACGAAAAGATCAATGGCAGTTTTCAAGGAGCTGCAGATCTGCCCTACTTGTTAAATCAATTAGAGCAGGCTAGTATAATTAGTAAAAATGATAAGGTGAATGAAAGGATCCAATTGCTTCAGGCCTACTTGCATTATTTGATAGTTTATTATCAATGGCAGGCCGCTACCCCAGAAAGCAGGGACAAGACATGGGAAGAACTTGTCAGCTATACGTGGCAAATTTATCCTACGGCCATTGTGCATACCACAAGGCTTGCACAATTGTTTAACACAAAAGCGCCAAATAATACCATTCGAAACGAATGGCAATTGCAGGGAGCTGCTACTAATAAGTTAAAAGATATACGATCTATAACTAGTAATGATATGAGCGAAACGTTCATAAAAGATCGCCAATCATATCCTTTATTGGAGGATTTTGTTTATGAAAGCAAAGGCAGGACTGAAAATTTTATAGTAAAGCCAGGTGCTGCCGGGAACTCTCAGGAAATGATGCTTTTAGACATTCCGGAAACTTACGTCAGGGCCAGTAAAGACGGGTATTTTACATTTAGTATAAAAGTAAACGACGGATCTCAGAATAATCAGCAACAAACTGCCACCATACAGTGTCTGGATACACCAAGCAACAAAAAGGTTTTTGAGCAGAGCGTCTCAATTGACCGCAACTGGAAACAACTTCAGATCAAATTACCTGCTTCCAAATCGTTTAGGCTGGTAGTTAAAAACAGTAACTGGATTCGAATGCAATTCCAACTAGATCAATGGGTGTCATTTAAAAACATTCCGGTTCATGCCGTCATGGGCCGGTTGTGGTTTTATGTGCCTTCAGATGTGAGCTACATTTATTTCAGTAATAACAATAACCAGCAGCCTTCATTTCAGGATGCAGCAGGCAAGCCTTTAAAAATTGATGCTGTAAATAAGCAGCACCTGTACCGTATTAAAGTAGGAGCGTCTACTGGCGATCGCTGGTTCTCTATAAATGAAAGCCAGTATAAGTTTTTGCAGTTTTATGCGATTCCTGGTTTGTTTTTCCTGCACCCTGGTTTTATCGTACGGCAAGGTTCCAAATAGTACCGCTACGTGCAGTATATTTGACCTTAATTTCCAAAATTATGTGCGGGATAGCCGGATTTGTTGATTTCAGAAATAATAGCAGTGAAGAAATTCTAGCGCGTATGTCTTGCGCTGTACCCCATCGCGGCCCAGACGGCCAAGGAGTTTACCTGGCACAGGCGCCAACCGCTCAAATTGGCTTGGGGCACCGTCGCTTGTCAATCATAGACCTGAGTACTTCGGCTAATCAACCCATGCATTATGAGGGCCTGCACCTTGTATTTAATGGAGAGATTTATAATTATAACGAAATCCGGGACCGGCTGATTGAACTGGGGCATGTTTTTTCAACGCATTCAGATACAGAGGTGATATTACATAGCTGGAAGGAATGGGGTGAAAATGGAATAGCACAATGGCGGGGTATGTTTGCCATTGCTATTTATGATGAAACTAAAAATGAAATAATCTTTATCCGAGACAGAGCGGGGGTTAAGCCTGTCCATTATTATTGGAAAGACGGGTTGTTCCTTTTTGGCTCTGAGTTGAAGTCTATTGTAGCGCACCCGCATTTTAAAAAGGAAATTAATCGTGATGCTGTAGCTTCCTTCTTGCAGTATGGTTATGTTTCTTATCCGCATTGTATTTATCAGGATACCTATAAGTTAGCGCCAGGACATCTCTTACGGTTGGATCTTACACAAAAGAAAATAGCCATTCAACAATACTGGAATGTCTATGATTATTATAACAAGCCGAAGCTAACCATTGACCTTCCAACGGCTATTGAAGAAACAGAAAAGATTTTGCAGGAGGCATTTCAACTACGCATGGTGGCAGATGTGCCGGTAGGTGTGTTCTTAAGCGGGGGCTACGATAGTTCATGTGTAACAGCTTTGCTGCAAAAAAACAGCACGGAAAAGATCAAAACCTTCACTATTGGATCAACTGCTGATCATTTGAATGAAGCCCCATTTGCCAAAGAAATAGCAAACCGATTAGGGACCGACCACACAGAATATTATTGTACCCACCAGGAGGCTTTGGAGATCATTCCCGAGTTGCCTTTTTATTATGACGAACCCTTTGCTGATAGCAGTGCCATTCCTACGATCTTAGTGAGCCGGATGGCCCGTAAAAAGGTGACAGTTGCGTTATCGGCAGATGCCGGTGATGAAATATTTGCAGGGTACAACCGCTATGATTATATAAGCCGTTATGGGCAGCGTTTACAGTCCATTCCAAAACCCTTCCGTAAGCTGGCTGCAGCGGCTATGGAAAGTATTTCTTCTGAAAGCTTACCTTATCTACGCAACAAACGGAATTTTCACAGTCGCTACGATAAGCTAAAAAACTTGTTGAATGATCCTTCCACCTCGCAACTCCTGAAAAATTTAAGCCATGTATTCTCACAAAAAGATATAGAAGCAATTTTTCAACTACGTGTACAGGAATTACAGACAGCGCACGACAGCACCGAGCTGAAACCATTGTTTAGTGATCCATTATCATATATGATGGCTATCGACTATCAAACCTATATGGTAGATGATATTTTGCAGAAGGTAGATCGGGCTACAATGTCAACCAGTTTAGAAGGCAGGGAGCCTTTTCTGGACCAACACATAATTGAGTGGGCCGCACAACTTCCATCAGATTATAAATACCACCAGGGTCAGAAAAAATACATACTAAAACAGATAGTCCATAAATATATACCTCAAGAGGTAATGGAACGTCCTAAAATGGGCTTTGCTATACCGGTAGAGTCATGGCTGACTAATGAATTAAAAGAGTTGGTTCAATATTATCTGAGTGAAGCAAAGCTAAATGAACACAACCTGTTCAACATTTCACAGGTTAAAAAGCTAACAGATGAATTCTTTAGCGGCCGCACCGAAAAATACCTGAAGATCTGGCACCTGTTGATGTTTCAGATGTGGTATGAAAAGTGGATGGCCTAGTAAGAATGCTTGAATGCATAGCCAGTAATACTGATTTTTTACATAATAACTATCGACTCTTTTTTGAAAAAAGTACTATACATTACCTATGATGGCCTCACTGACCCCTTAGGTCAATCGCAGATTTTGCCTTACTTGCGACATTTGTCTCAGCAAGGCTATCAGTTTACCATCTTGAGCTTTGAGAAAAAGGCCCGGTATCAAAAAGAAGGTGCATTGATCAAATCAATAACTGAAAGTTATGGAATCAATTGGGCACCTCTTTTCTTTACGGCCAATCCTCCCATACTCTCCAAAATGTATGACCGGCATCAAATGTGGCAAACGGTGCTTTCATTACATAAAAAGCACAAGTTCGATTTAACGCACTGCCGGAGTTATATAGCCGCAGAAATGGGCTTGCGTTTGAAACAACGGTTTGGTGTGAAGTTTTTATTTGACATGCGGGGTTTCTGGGCTGATGAAAAAGTAGACAACGGGCAGTGGAATCTTAAGAAACCTTTGTATAAGTACATTTACCAACACTATAAAAAGAAAGAAGCTGAGTTTTTACTAAAGGCAGATGGTATCGTATCATTGACCCAGGCTGGTAAGGAGTATATACTTGGTCAGAAAGCATACCGGAATCTATCTATATCAGTTATTCCCTGTTGCGCTGATTTGCAGCATTTTAATTACCAGGCAGTGTCAGAAGAGGAGGTGAACAAGCAAAAAGCGCATTTAGGTATTCCGGCTCAGGCTAAGGTGATCACTTATTTGGGATCTGTAGGAGGGTGGTATATGACAAAGGAAATGTTTGATTTCTTTGCCTTACTGTCTGCAAAGTATCCGGAGTATGTAATGCTGGTACTTACAAAAGATGATCCGGAAATTGTAAAACAAGAAGCAGAAAGAAGTGGCGTTTTGCCAGAAAAGCTTTTTGTAACTTATTCTACCCGGCAACAATTGCCAGCCTATTTAGGAATGTGTGAAAGCAGTGTATTCTTTATCCGCCCCACTTTTTCTAAAAAGGCATCTTCTCCTACCAAGCATGCCGAATTGATGGGTATGGGCATTCCTGTTGTTTGTAACGATATTGGCGATACCGGAAATATCATTCACGCCACCCAAACAGGTATTTTAATAAACAAATTTGATCGTGAAGAGTTGGTCAATGGTGTTGAACAATACGAACGTCTTCAGGAAGTGAGTAAAGCCACTATACGAGCCAGCGCACAACAGCTGTTTGATTTAGAGGCAGGGTCAGAAAAATACCTACAATTGTATCGAACTATATTGGAAAACCCAAAGGCTCCAACTAATTATAGCTAATGCCAGAAAAGAAACGCGTTTTATTTTTAGTGCCCTATCCCTTACATCGGGCGCCCTCTCAACGATTTCGAGTGGAGTTATTTTTGCCTATACTGAAACAACAGGGTGTTAATTACCGGCTTAGGCCATTTATGGACGAAGCCACATGGGAGGTGCTTTATAAATCGGGTTCTCCACTGCAAAAAGTATGGGGGGTTGTGAAAGGCTTTATTAAAAGGATAAAGGATGTTGTATTTATAGTGCCACAATACGATTATATTTTTATTCACCGCGAAGCCACTCCTATTGGCCCTCCTATAGTAGAATTTATTGTCAGTAAGCTATGGCGTAAGAAAATTATTTATGATTTTGACGACGCCATTTGGATTCCTAATACAACACAAGAGAATAAAATAGTTAATTGGGTAAAGGCCTTTTGGAAAGTAAAGTATATCTGCAAATGGTCTTACAAGGTTGTAGGAGGAAATGACTACTTATGCCAATTTGCAAAGCAATACAACAAGAATGTTGTTCTTATTCCTACATGCGTAGATACAGTAAATCAACATAATCAATTAAAAGAACAGCAGACCGAAAGGGTTGTAATTGGGTGGACAGGTAGCCATTCTACAATGAAGTTCTTAGATGAGATAATAGAAGTATTATCCAGGATAACGGAAGAATTTAATGTTGATATACTCATCATTTCAAATAAAGCACCACAGTTCACAATAAAGAACTTACGCTTTATCCCTTGGCAGGAAGCTACAGAGGTTGAAGATCTGCTGCAAATGAACATAGGGGTAATGCCATTAGAGGCAGATCCATGGTGTGAAGGCAAGTGTGGATTTAAATTGATTCAATACATGGCATTGGGTATACCAGCTGTAGCAAGTCCCATTGGTGTAAATAAGCAAATTATCGATGAGGGGCAAAATGGATTTCTCTGTAACACAAAAGAAGAATGGTATAACACAATCGCCCTCTTAATTCAGGATGTAGAAAAAAGACGCTTATTAGGGACAAAAGGACAAGCAAAAATTAAGGCACAATTCAGTATTCAGGCTAATGCCGGGGCTTTCGTTGACCTTTTCAATTGAGGTATAGGATTTCTTTGAGCTAGCTTATCATAATTTAAAATGATCATTAAAAAGGCGCCATAAAAGGGTAAACAAGGAATTTTATAACGCGAAAGAGAACCGAAGTTATAAGATGATATGCCCACCGCAAACGCAAAGATTAGTGAGAAGATAAGGCAGAATAAGAGATTAGGGTCTTTGGCTATTAGTTTAAAAGTATTTAATACTCCTCTCTTCCGGAAAGCTTTAAATGTAAAGTAAGCGAATAGTACAGCTTCTATGGCTGAAAGAAATACAATCACCTTTCGTGCTTCCCAAGGAAAGGGACGGAACAAGGTTACCACAACAGCTTGGGGAAACTTCTTTATCATACCACCTATACTGGGATCAAACTCTCCTAAATCATAAGCAGAACCTTCATCTCGCCCTGATACATAATAGATCCATTGGCGAGTAGTTTCTGCTGTTTTAGCAATGTTGTCCAAAGAATATCGTTGCAGCTCTTGGGCAAATAGCCGGGTAAAGAAAAGAAAGCCCACAATGGCAATCCCAATAAAAGCAATCCTGGTAAGGAAACGTAAAGCCGTTGATTGTATCCTGGAAGAATAGATGGTTAGTAGCCAAATAGAAAGGGCGGGCATAAAGCCAAGAAGAATGTAGATTTTGATCAAAAAGATGGAAAAGAAACTAAGGATCAAAAGCGTTACATTTTTGACTGAAAAATCTGCGTAAATAAAAATTCTAAAAGTGGTATATGTTAGCCAGCCTAAGCCAAACATACATACGGTGTCTTTGAATATCGCCGATCCCCACACAAAGGTGCTGGGAATAAAAAGGAAGGCTATGGCTAGCTCTTTATAGATCTTAGGGTATAAATTGGCAAAGGTTCTATACATGGCCCAAACACCTGTAAAAGAGAAAAAGGCAAAGAAGAGGGCTATGGGCAAATAAGTAGTGCCGGTAAACAAGCCAAAAACAGCTGCTATGGCTGCAACTGAATAAGAGGCAGGATCTCTATACCATTCCATTTGAGAGACGTAGGGATAAAGTTCTGGATTGGTTTCAACTGATTGTCTTGTTATCAATTTAAACCAGGTGGTAAATGAATCCTGTAAAGAAGAATTAATGATCTTGGTATGCGTAAAGTAATTAAATGTATCTCCGCCGCCATAGTAGTATTGATAGACCAGTGCAATAAAGATGGCTCCGCCAAATTTTACATACAATCCTTTCATGAAATATTCCCGTAATGGATGGCCCAAGGGATAACGCTTATCGCGCATCCGCTTGGCAATGGCTGTTAGTATCAGAAAGTAAATTGGTGTAAGTAGGAAGTCCCAGATAGTTAAATACTGCACAGGCTTGATTTCTTCAAAGGCGAAAATAACGTTTTCGTGCCGCTGATATTTGATTTTACTTTCTTTCATTCCCTTATTTTCGCTATCCTTAACAAAATGCCCAGAGTTTTACGCATATTAAATCGACTGGCCGTAGGCGGCCCCGTGCTGAATGCAACGTACCTGACAAAGTACCTGGCTCCTGAATTTGAAACCATTTTGGTGGTTGGAGAGCGGGAAAGTCATGAAAAAAGTGCTGATCATCTTACTGAAGCTTTAGGGATTGAATGTGTGACCATTGAAGGAATGGGTCGGTCAATTAACCCCACTTCTGACTATGTGGCCTATCAAAAGCTCAAGAAGCTAATAAAGGACTATAAGCCGGATATCGTACATACCCATGCCGCTAAGCCCGGCGCTATCGGGCGATTGGCAGCTTCGGCGGTCAAGGTGCCAGTAATTGTACATACCTTTCATGGCCACGTATTCCATTCTTACTTTAATTCCTTAAAGTCTAACTTCTTTATCCAGACAGAGCGATTCTTAGCCCGAAAGAGTGATGCTATTATTGCCATTAGTAATCAGCAGCATAAAGAGCTAACCGAAGAGTTCCGGATAGCGCCTAAGGAAAAGTTTCGTGTTATACCGCTAGGCCTGGATCTGGACAAATTTCAAACCAACCAGGAAGAAAAACGAAAACAGTTCCGTAAAGCCTTTGGTTTGGCTGATGATGAAATTGCTATTGGTATTATCGGTCGCCTGGTGCCGGTTAAGAATCATATCCTTTTCTTGCATGCGCTCAAGCATCTATTGAATAATACATCCAAAAAGGTAAAGGCATTTATTATTGGTGATGGAGAAACCCGCCATTCCTTAGAAACGCTGGCAAAGCAACTTGGGATTGCCTACAGTACTGAAAAAGATACCAATCACGTTAATTCATTAGTATTTACATCCTGGCGGAGCGATGTAGATTACATTATGGCAGGTGTGGATATTGTTACTTTAACTTCTTTTAATGAAGGTACCCCCGTAAGTTTGATAGAAGCACAGGCTGCCAATAAACCCATTGTCTCTACTCGAGTAGGAGGAATCAGTGATATTTTGCTTGAGGGTGAAACCGGCCTGCTAGCCGATGTGCAAGATGAGGCTACCTTTGCGCAGCACTTGTTACAGTTGGTAAACGACGATGCACTCCGTTTACGCCTAGGTGCTAACAGTCGCGCGCATGTAATGCAGCGATTTAGTTACCAGCGACTGATGCGCGATATGTCGGCGCTTTACAATGAACTGCTTGAAAAGAAAAAGGGATAGATATGTTTTTCTGGAAAAAGAAAACTGAGCCGGTTGATCTTTCTTGGTTAGGTGTGGATATGCATTCGCATCTAATTCCTGGTATTGACGACGGCTCTCCGGATATGGCCAGCAGTATTGCGCTTATTAAAGATTTGCAGCAATTGGGCTATCGCAAGCTTATCACCACACCTCATATTTTATCCGGACTTTATCCTAACACGCCTGAAATAATTCAAAGTGGCCTTGCTGAAGTGAAACAGGAGCTTGCTGCCCAGAAGATCAATATTGATATACATGCCGCCGCTGAATACTTTATCGACGAACAGTTTCAGGAACAGCTTAGTGAAAAAATACCTTTATTAACACTTAAAGACAACTTAGTGTTGGTAGAGTTCTCTATGATTACTGCTCCTTTGGATCTGCAGGACGTACTGTTTGAAATGCAGCTACAGCACTACCAGCCCATCATTGCACACCCGGAGCGTTATGTATACCTGCGCAGCCGGCTGGAGTTTTTTGAAGAATTGAAGCACGCTGGCGCGCACCTACAGCTGAATTTGCTTTCGCTAACCGGGCACTATGGCGTACATGTGCGGGAATTAGCGGAATACTTACTTAAGAATGGCCTATATGACTATGCGGGAACTGACTTACATGGGCCCCGCCATATTGAAAAATTAAAAACCCTTTCCTCTTCTCCATTATATTCCATTTTAAAAGACGCCAATCTTAAAAATACCAGCCTGTAACCGCAGATCGGTAGATTTTAGAATAGATAGATAGTGCATGAAGTTCAGAGAATAACACAATGTGGTTTAGTGTTCTTTATGCTTCCTAGCGCTTTCCCATCTTTGTAGTTTCCTCTCCTTAAATTTTAATCATTTGCCTCTTATTTATCAACAAATAAACCTGTGAACCGGTAAGCTGCAAATTTTCCTACTCATCTTCATTAATCTATAAATCCTAGTTCTCTCAACTTTTTTTTATTTTGTTTGTCATTATTAGCTGATGGGATTTACAATTAAAGAATTGGAGACATTGTCGGGTATCAAAGCCCACACCATTCGTATTTGGGAGCAACGTTACCATTTTTTAAAGCCTACGCGTACTTCTACCAACATACGCACCTATAGTAATGAGGAGCTCAAAACCATCCTTACAGTTGCCCTACTCAACAAACATGGATATAAGATCTCCCGTATTGATACCATGCCGCCCGAGCAGCGCAACAAGGAAGTGATTAATTTATCTTCTGAAGAAGCGCAGAATGAATATTTAGTGAATGAGCTGATTAGTGCAATGATAGATCTGGATATTTATGGGTATGAAACACTCTTGAATGATTGTATTCAACGGGTGGGCATTGAAGCCACTATTAAAACCATCATTTTCTCGTTTTTGGAAAAGATTGGAATTCTTTGGCAAACAGGCCATATCAACCCGGCTCATGAACATATTGTTTCTAACATAATTCGTCAGAAGCTGGTGGTAGCTATTGAAGGATTGCCATTCCCTGAGCAGCAAAAGCCATTGTTGCTATTGTTGTTACCAGAAGATGAGCATCATGAGTTAGGGCTTTTGTTCGTTTATTACCTGCTCAAGCAAAGAGGTTTGCCGGTTATCTATTTAGGCGCCAATGTGCCCTTAAAAGATGCGCAATATGTAATTAGTCTAAAACAGCCAGATCATATATATCTTCATTTAACGTCATCTCCTTCAAAGGCCAGTTTCCAAAAATACCTGAAAGGCCTAGCGGCTTCCAATTCGTCTAGTAAAGTAGTGCTTTCTGGCCATATTGCCGAGAGTTTTCCAGGCATAAATGGGCAGTTACTACCGCTGCATACGTTGTCTCAAGCTATTACTTATATATCTTCTCTGTAATGACTGCCTGATAGTGTCTTTATTCTTGCGTTTAGCTGATATAAAGGGTGGCAAACCACGTATGGCTACCTAATTCCTCTCGGTCATATTGTTGTACTAATCTTTATTAATACATCTAAATCATTCTATTAAGCCGTATATAAGCCGTCTCTT
This genomic interval from Flavisolibacter tropicus contains the following:
- a CDS encoding MerR family transcriptional regulator, giving the protein MGFTIKELETLSGIKAHTIRIWEQRYHFLKPTRTSTNIRTYSNEELKTILTVALLNKHGYKISRIDTMPPEQRNKEVINLSSEEAQNEYLVNELISAMIDLDIYGYETLLNDCIQRVGIEATIKTIIFSFLEKIGILWQTGHINPAHEHIVSNIIRQKLVVAIEGLPFPEQQKPLLLLLLPEDEHHELGLLFVYYLLKQRGLPVIYLGANVPLKDAQYVISLKQPDHIYLHLTSSPSKASFQKYLKGLAASNSSSKVVLSGHIAESFPGINGQLLPLHTLSQAITYISSL